In the genome of Cytophagia bacterium CHB2, the window ACAGCGTGGTAAAGAGCAAGAGTATCCAGGGTTTGTTGGCGACAAGATCTTTTAAGTCTTGCGCGATCGACGCTTTTTGCGCTTTGGGCGGCTGGACGCGCTCGCGCGTCGAGATAAACGTGATAAAAAAGAAAATGATGGCGGCGAGGCCGAATACCGTCATCGTCAACTGCCAGCCGCACGCCTCGTTGCCGGCTCCGAAAAAAACCGTAAGGGGCAGCGCAAAAGCCGATACGATCGTGCCGCTGAGATAAGCAAAAATGTATTTGTACGAAGAGACACTCGTGCGCTCGATGGGATCCGGCGTGATAACGCCCAACAGCGAGGAATACGGAATATTGATGGCGGTATACAACATCATCAACAAAATAAAAGTAATGTAAGCATAGATCAATTTGCCGGAGGCGCTGAGATCGGGCGTCGTGAACGTTAGTACGCCAACGATAGCCAGCGGAACAGCAAACCATAGCAGATAAGGCCGGAACTTTCCCCAGCGCGTGTTGGTGCGGTCGGCAATGATGCCCATCATCGGATCATTGACGCCATCCCACAAGCGACTCACTAAAATCATTGTCCCGGCCGCGGCTGCGGTAATGCCAAAGACGTCTGTGTAAAAATAGAGCAGATAGGCCGAGATCGTTTGCCAGTACAGCACCGAGGCCAAATCGCCAAAACCATATCCGGCCTTTTCTTTGATTGTGAGTTTCTGCGTTGTCGTGTTCATAAGGTTTTTTGCTTCTTCGCGGAGCAATCGCCCTTCCTTTGGGCAAAATTGTTCCATCGCAAAATGATCTCCTGTAAACTTGAAGCCTAGCCGGCTCTATCATTTTACTGGCTTGGGATTGAGCTGCATCATCTTCTCTTTGAAAAAACGGCCTTGTTGTGTCGGTTCAAAATTCCAATTCTCGATCAATTGCGGCGACCAGGAAGGATCAAACACCCACGCGGTCCAGGAGATGCCTTTTTTGTTGAAGTAGTTGATGATGGCTTCGCCGTAGGTTTCATCGCCAATCACCGGAATATGCGCGCCGCGCCCGCCGGCGCTCATGAAGCTGAACTCGGTGGCCATGAGCGGATATCTGTCCGCGACAAATCCCCAACTCTCCTCCCATTTTCCTTCCCAGGGCGCTTCACGTTTTTGCGGATAAGGATGCGTGACATACGCGATGCCGGGGTAAGCAATCGGATCTTCTCTCACAAAACTGAGATCATAAGCCCAATCAAGTCCGCCGACCAACGGAATTACGGTTTTATCGTGCGCATAGATGATTGCAATAATTTCTTCCATCAACTCCTTGTGCTGTTCCCAGGTCAGCTTGCCGAGCGTGTCGTTGAAACGCGTGGCCTCATTGAATACTTCATAGAATGCCGTCACGGGATTGCCGGCATATCTTGCGGCAATGGTTTTCCAGAAGCGAAAAGTTTCGGTTTTGGTGGTATTGTACATGGGATGTTGAAATAATTCCGTGCGCAGGTTGCCGATGGAATGCCAATCGATGATCACATACATCTCCAACTCGCCGGCCCAGGCCACACCCTGATCCAACAATTTGAGATACTCTTCTTCACCGCGCTCACGCCAGGCGGCCGGATGCACGGGAAATCGCACGATATTGGCATTCCACTTCCGCGCCGCTTCAAAGTAGGTTTTGTTCCACTGCCCAGCTTTTTCCAGGCGATCAGGGTCAGAAAATGATACGCCGCGAAAAATGATTTCTTTGCCGCTCTCATCAACAAAGTGATTTCCCTCCACGCGAATGAACGGCAGTTTCTGCTGCTTAGACTGACTCAGCGACGGAACAACGGCAAGAAAAATTGAAATCCCCAATGACGCTAATACACACCGCAGAATATTTTTCATAAGCTCCTTCCCTATCCATATCTACTGATGTTTTGCGCGCTGCTTAATCAACTCATGCTCGGATTTCAACATTTTAATGCAATTCATTAACGCGCGTGATTCATGATAATTGACCTTCCAATCAGAGCCTTTGGCGCTTTTTACCATTTCCGGGCTTTTGTCCAGGCCTTCTTTGTACCAGCCGCCATGCTCATGATCAATGAGATAGCGCTTCATGTACTCCCACTGTTTCTTGAAGGCCTGCTCGTACTTCTTTTCCCGGGGGAACAGCTTGGACATCAACAGCAGAGAGTTTAGCCCTTCGGCCTGCACCCACCATTCTTTGATTTCGTTGATGATGGTGATGGTGTCAGCGCCGGCGAAGTAATATCCCTGATAAAAAAATCCGCCGTTGTCGTTATCCCAACCATTAGCCAGCGCATGATCAACCATGCGCTTGGCAACGCGCAAGGTTTTGTCATCCGCTTCGAGACCCAAAACATGCGAGGCTTCCAGCATCAAATAAGCGGTTTCGACATCATGGCCGAAGGAAACATGATCGAAATAGTAATTCTTTTTCCGCACGGCGTCAGAAGAATCACGGAAGGAAACCGGCGTCCAATCCCGCTGTAAATACAGCGTTAGATGGCCTTTTTCAGTGGTGATGGTGTCGCGAATCAGAACCAACATTTCGAGCACACGTTCGCGCAGCAGGCTGTCCGGCCAGACGTTATACAATCCGGTGAAGGCTTCCAACAAATGGATGGAGGAATTCTGATCTTTCCAACTCGAGATGAGTAACTTACGCGCGTTCAGGTTTGCGTCACTTTGGCTGAGCCAAAGCCCCTCGCGCGTCAAGCGGTCAACATAGCCGCGATGCAACGGATCGCGGCTGTGCCGGTCGAGCCAGTGAAATGTTTTTTGGGCAAGATACAACGCCGAGGTATCGCCGGACATGGCATAGTAACTTGCGAGCGCATAGATGGCAAAGGCATTGCCATAAGCGGCCTTGCCTCCATCATCCGCGCCGGACATGGCCTCGCCCTGCCGGTTGCGCAGCCAGTAAAAGCCGCCATAAGTGGTATCCCACATTTTATCTTTCAAAAAACGAAGGCCGTGCTGCGCAATGCGGCGATAGCGATCGTCATTGAAAAACATGGCCGATTGCGAAGCGGTCCACACGTGGCGGCTTTGGGTCACGATCATTTTGTTTTGGCGGCCCGCGGGTTGCCAATCAAATGAGAAGTCGCTGAGAAAACCGCCGTGCAGCGTGTCGATAGCAATAGGATACCAAGCATGCAACAACTCGATGCGCAGCGATTTTTCGATTTCTTCCCGAATTCTCCGATGTTCGTCCGACGTTGAGGGGCAACTCCATGCAGAAGCCGCGAGCATCAACAAAAGGCCTGGCATGATGAGGCCGTTGATCCGGCTCCGCTTCAGCAATGTTCTCCTCTCCACTTTGAACATGCGCTTATGGCTCTTTCACCAAAATCATTCCATTGGTTCGGATCAATGCCTGTCTTTGCAGACCCGCTTCGATCATTTCAGCGTATTGCGCCTGCGCTTTTTCCAAGGCCATTGCGCCCTTCAACACCTCATCCAACGTGCCGTCGGCGTTGCGGTCGACAAACACATTGAGCAGCGGTGTAACCATCTGGCGCGCGCCGGTAATTTTAAACTCATTGAACGGCTGGCCGTTCGTGCGTTGAAAGCTAATGATTTCCAGGCGCAGATCGTTGCTTTCGTGCTGATAGCGCTTGGCGGTTGGCATGCGAAGCTGCAATTTGTTTTCTTTGCTCAACTCGTTCAAACCATACTCGTAAATCGCTTGCGCTTCCTCCAGGCTTGCTTCTCCCAGCAAAATGCAGTCCAGGATGCGATCCTGATCGAAATCAACCGCCATGAATTCCGCCCCGATCAGCTCATTATAAAATTTGGATTCACCTTCGGAGGTGATCGAACGGAGGCGATAGTTCTCACCATCAAGCTTAAAGCGATACTGCGAGGCTTTAACCCGGAGTTCTTCGCGCGCGCACGCGCAAAGCAGAAGACTGCTCAAAATGATTCCGACACAAAGGCGGGATCGCCCCGCGCGGCGGCCGGCAAAAAAAAACGGATATCCCATAGTACTTCTCCTTTCGTTAGCATCCGGCCGCGAATCTTTAAAATTGAAGTGAATCTCATATGGCCGGAGCATAGAACACAACTTGCCATGTGCTGCACTTTCTATGATAACATGAGGTTGATTGGACTCTTCATTTGAGATAAAGCATTTTGCCAACTTCGCTGCCAGCATAAGCATCGTTCCTGGTCAGGCGATAAAAATAAATTCCAGAACTTACGGGATTGGCGTCATGATCAACGCCGTTCCAGCGAATGATTTTTTCTCCATTCGAGGAAAAGGATTCCTGCTGTTTATGTATTATTTTTCCCTGAGCGTTCATGATCGTTATTTCAACCATGCCGGGAGCATACATCTCAAAACGAATTTGTGTCGCGCCATTAAAAGGATTGGGATAATTGCCCAACAAACGCATCCCACTCGGGCGTGTCCGCGGCGTTGTTTCATTGGTTACTCTCTGGCCGGACGAGACGGTGACTACGCCGTTTTTTTCTTTGAGAGTAAGAGTTTGATTCACCGCTACCGCGCCGATTTCTTCGGTGAAACCGCCCGGCCATTTTACAAGAATGCGTTCGACGCTTTGCGCCTCGTGCAAACCGAAATGCAAGGGCTGAATGCTCTGTGTGAGAAAATGTGCGCCATGATAGTACTTTTTATAGGACACGCCGTTCGTCCACACCTCCACTTCAGCTCCCAGCGCATCGCGGTTCGACTCCGTCCCCTCCAGCTTCACGCGCAGCCAGTTGCCTGTTGTCGCGGTATTTTCATATAAAAAAGGTGCCTCAAAAAAATTGGAGACAAGCAAATCTAGGTCGCCGTCATTGTCATAATCGAAAACCGCCGCGCTCCGCGCTACCGTACTGTCTGCCACGCCGGCTTCATGCGCAACATTCGCAAATCTAAAATCGCCTTCTTCGGATTCATTGCGAAAAAATTCATTGGGAAATTCCGGCGTAAAATTGCCGGTGGCCACGAATAAATCTTCATCGCCGTCATTTTCGCAATCGAAAAACGCTGCGCCCCAACCCCAGCCCGCCTGCGAGACGCCCGCCTGCACCGCATAGTTATAAAAGCGGCCCTGTCCAGTGTTGAGAAAGAGCGGATTGGTTTCTTGATCAAAGCCTGCTTCTGTGATGTTGGTGAGATAAATATCAAAATAGCCGTTTCCGTCGCAATCCGTAACGGCCAGACCCATGCCGTGATAGGGATCTTCCAGGCCATAATCGGCGGTTTTCTCCTGAAATGTTTTGTCGCCGTTGTTCAAATAAAATTTATTAGGGCCGAAATCATTGGCGAGATAGAGATCCAGATGGCCGTCATGATTGGCGTCGAGGGCAACGCTAGTCCAGGTTATGCCTTTGTCGGCGGCGCCGTTGGCGCTTGACACATCGACAAATTCACCATTTCCGGAATTTTCGTACAGCTTGTTGCTTCGATCGGCGGAGGTCGAAAAGAATTCACCGTAAATCGAGATATACAAATCCAGATCGCCGTCGTTGTCATAATCAAACCACAGCGCGCTGCTGCTCAATTGATTGCGGCGGGTGGTAATGCCGGATTGCGCAGTTACATCTGTGAATGTGCCATTGCCATTATTATGAAAAAGCTGAATGGGACCATAATGAGTTAAGAAAAGATCCGGCCAGCCGTCGTTATCGTAGTCACCCCAGGCGGCACCCATTTTATTACCCATGCCCGTAGGGTTTTGCGTTGCATTTGCGTTGCGCCCGGCAACACCCGCTTGCGCGGTAACATCAAGAAACGTTCCGTTTCCCTGGTTGGCAAACAAGCGATTCCACGTGCTCGGATCATTGGCCTGATAAATGCCGGGGTTGACAAAGTAAACATCCACGTCGCCATCGCGATCATAATCAGCCAAGGCTGCGCCATTTGAGCGGGTAACGGAGGCAAAACCCGCCTCCTGTGTTCGCCGCACAAATTTTTGGGCAAAACTTGTTTCCGGCGCACCAGACACAAATAATAGACTCATCAACAATCCCAGCCCGCGGCGCATGCCGGCGGAATGACTGCGGGCAAAATCCAAATTGTTCACGAGGCATGCTCCCAACATAAAAAACAGGGCAGCCAGCACGTACGTTTTTGCCATGCCGGCCGCCCTGTGTCATTCACTCCGGTGTGGCGACGCTTATTTGACCAAGATCATGCGCTTTTGCAGCATGTAATCATCCGCCTCCAGGCGATAGAAATAAACGCCTGACGTGAGTTTCTTGGCATCGAATTGTACCACGTGCGTCCCCGCGCTCAACCGGCTGTTCACGAGAGTCGCCACGTTCTGGCCCAGCACGTTATACACCGTTAACCTGACGTGCGTAGGCTTGCCGACGGAGAAGTTGATGCTTGTGGTCGGGTTGAACGGATTCGGATAGTTCTGCGACAAGAAGTAACCATCCGGCAATTCGCTACGATCGGCAACCGAGGTGGGAACAAAGGCAATCACTTGCAGATAATCCACCGTGACGCCGCCCGCCGCCGAAGACAATGTAATCGTATGATTACCGGCACTCATCGTGAATTGATCGGAAAAGACATCCGAAGTATCGGCAAAAGAAACATTGGGAACGACAACCGCACCATCAACGGCGAGCTCTCCGCTCGCGGTTCCGCTGGCGGCATAAAACACGCGCATCATGTAGCGGCCATTGTAGGGCGCATCGACATTGAGTGAAATGCTGCCACCGGCCGCTAGTGTAACCGACTTGAAGCCGCTGGGGGCCCAAGCCACCGGCGTGCCAATGGGATCTTCAGCATGGGGAATCACGCCTTCCGCTTCCGCATCAGGCGCCGTCAGATTGATGGTGTTTCCTCCAACAATGACTTGAATGCTGCTGAAATTCTGATAACCCCATGAGGGTTCGATGCGGATGGTATTGGTGCCCGCGGACAGATTGAGATAATCCGCACCCGCAATAAGCCCGGCCTGCGTGATGCGCGAATCGAACCATTGGTTCGTGGGATCACCCAGACTTCCGGACCAGAAATACTCGCCATAATTCGAGTTGTTTCGAATCGTGGGGTTGCCGTTGATGATGATGCGCTGGCCTCTGTCACTATTGCCGCGCAGATGCGTGTGAACGACCAGCTCGGCGACGCCGGCAGTCGGCACATCGAAAGTCCATTGAATGAAACCGCCGCCGTCCATTTGATAATAGGTGAACCCTTGCACGGTCGTTACCGTTGCGCCGTTGCCGATCGTCACATCTTCCGCTTCCTGCGTCGTGACAATGTCAAGCACAGGCGCGGAAGCCAGGTCTTCGATGGCGGCAACATACTGGGCTTTGTTGGCTTCGAATGTGGCCTTTGCCGCCGGGTACCAATTGAGATCGCCCAGCGGCAAACCATCGGTGCTGGCCGTCTGGAATTGCGTGTTGGAATACGTGAAATTCTCCGGCAGCGGCCAAATGCTGTTTACAAAGCTCGTTTCATCCCGGCCTTCATCCCAGAAATAGCGCGTCGCCGGGATGATTTGGGGATTCGCAAAAAGCTCTGAGATGTGCTTTGTCATGCTGTCGAGCAGGGCATCCGAGATATAGGTTGTCAGATTCGGATTACCCTCGATGTTATTCTGGATGACCATGGCATCCCATGCGTCAAACCAGCCCTGCGTCGTGTCGCTGACCAACGGTTGCGGCCGGATGGGAGGCACCTGAGCGGCATCGAATGCATCAAAACGCGGATCACGCCAGTAGCCATTGTTGGCCAGCACGATTTCACGGTC includes:
- a CDS encoding T9SS type A sorting domain-containing protein, which produces MAKTYVLAALFFMLGACLVNNLDFARSHSAGMRRGLGLLMSLLFVSGAPETSFAQKFVRRTQEAGFASVTRSNGAALADYDRDGDVDVYFVNPGIYQANDPSTWNRLFANQGNGTFLDVTAQAGVAGRNANATQNPTGMGNKMGAAWGDYDNDGWPDLFLTHYGPIQLFHNNGNGTFTDVTAQSGITTRRNQLSSSALWFDYDNDGDLDLYISIYGEFFSTSADRSNKLYENSGNGEFVDVSSANGAADKGITWTSVALDANHDGHLDLYLANDFGPNKFYLNNGDKTFQEKTADYGLEDPYHGMGLAVTDCDGNGYFDIYLTNITEAGFDQETNPLFLNTGQGRFYNYAVQAGVSQAGWGWGAAFFDCENDGDEDLFVATGNFTPEFPNEFFRNESEEGDFRFANVAHEAGVADSTVARSAAVFDYDNDGDLDLLVSNFFEAPFLYENTATTGNWLRVKLEGTESNRDALGAEVEVWTNGVSYKKYYHGAHFLTQSIQPLHFGLHEAQSVERILVKWPGGFTEEIGAVAVNQTLTLKEKNGVVTVSSGQRVTNETTPRTRPSGMRLLGNYPNPFNGATQIRFEMYAPGMVEITIMNAQGKIIHKQQESFSSNGEKIIRWNGVDHDANPVSSGIYFYRLTRNDAYAGSEVGKMLYLK
- a CDS encoding N-acylglucosamine 2-epimerase, producing MLAASAWSCPSTSDEHRRIREEIEKSLRIELLHAWYPIAIDTLHGGFLSDFSFDWQPAGRQNKMIVTQSRHVWTASQSAMFFNDDRYRRIAQHGLRFLKDKMWDTTYGGFYWLRNRQGEAMSGADDGGKAAYGNAFAIYALASYYAMSGDTSALYLAQKTFHWLDRHSRDPLHRGYVDRLTREGLWLSQSDANLNARKLLISSWKDQNSSIHLLEAFTGLYNVWPDSLLRERVLEMLVLIRDTITTEKGHLTLYLQRDWTPVSFRDSSDAVRKKNYYFDHVSFGHDVETAYLMLEASHVLGLEADDKTLRVAKRMVDHALANGWDNDNGGFFYQGYYFAGADTITIINEIKEWWVQAEGLNSLLLMSKLFPREKKYEQAFKKQWEYMKRYLIDHEHGGWYKEGLDKSPEMVKSAKGSDWKVNYHESRALMNCIKMLKSEHELIKQRAKHQ
- a CDS encoding MFS transporter, which encodes MNTTTQKLTIKEKAGYGFGDLASVLYWQTISAYLLYFYTDVFGITAAAAGTMILVSRLWDGVNDPMMGIIADRTNTRWGKFRPYLLWFAVPLAIVGVLTFTTPDLSASGKLIYAYITFILLMMLYTAINIPYSSLLGVITPDPIERTSVSSYKYIFAYLSGTIVSAFALPLTVFFGAGNEACGWQLTMTVFGLAAIIFFFITFISTRERVQPPKAQKASIAQDLKDLVANKPWILLLFTTLLMILFVATRMSVTAHYFKYYVGDQEVTIFGKTHTYGFVALTSAFNAIGQWLAIIGVIFTNFFAKKIGKKRAFLILFATAAVSTAIFFLLKPEEVILMFIFQAIGSFAGGPLSPLIWAMYADAADYSEWKTGRRATGLVFSASTMSQKFGWAIGAFLAGTLLSAFGFQANLAQNPEVLSGLKALMSIIPAAAGCVAIALILFYKLDESTMRRIAMELNERRGTAE
- a CDS encoding T9SS type A sorting domain-containing protein; this translates as MSAGNHTITLSSAAGGVTVDYLQVIAFVPTSVADRSELPDGYFLSQNYPNPFNPTTSINFSVGKPTHVRLTVYNVLGQNVATLVNSRLSAGTHVVQFDAKKLTSGVYFYRLEADDYMLQKRMILVK
- a CDS encoding glycoside hydrolase family 5 protein — its product is MKNILRCVLASLGISIFLAVVPSLSQSKQQKLPFIRVEGNHFVDESGKEIIFRGVSFSDPDRLEKAGQWNKTYFEAARKWNANIVRFPVHPAAWRERGEEEYLKLLDQGVAWAGELEMYVIIDWHSIGNLRTELFQHPMYNTTKTETFRFWKTIAARYAGNPVTAFYEVFNEATRFNDTLGKLTWEQHKELMEEIIAIIYAHDKTVIPLVGGLDWAYDLSFVREDPIAYPGIAYVTHPYPQKREAPWEGKWEESWGFVADRYPLMATEFSFMSAGGRGAHIPVIGDETYGEAIINYFNKKGISWTAWVFDPSWSPQLIENWNFEPTQQGRFFKEKMMQLNPKPVK